One genomic segment of Candidatus Woesearchaeota archaeon includes these proteins:
- a CDS encoding zinc ribbon domain-containing protein encodes MTSIHGSIFIIVGIIIGGISFIKEELLFFRYASLVFLVYGIFKVVIAYTNANKNDKNTLKVDQQQAIHPALARQQEIMKQENVFCRKCGSQLSVFDNFCSYCGNKLR; translated from the coding sequence CATATTTATCATCGTAGGTATCATTATTGGAGGAATTTCATTCATAAAAGAAGAACTCTTATTCTTCAGATATGCAAGCCTTGTTTTTCTGGTGTATGGTATTTTTAAAGTAGTAATTGCCTATACCAATGCGAACAAAAATGATAAAAACACGCTGAAAGTAGATCAGCAGCAAGCAATACATCCAGCATTAGCGAGACAGCAGGAAATCATGAAACAGGAAAATGTATTTTGCAGAAAATGCGGCAGTCAATTATCAGTTTTTGATAATTTCTGCAGTTACTGCGGGAATAAACTACGATAG
- a CDS encoding nucleotidyl transferase AbiEii/AbiGii toxin family protein — MMIMDIPLMLTLKRQQHKDIAQAQDLIVKELYTLFNRAVLHGGTAIWRCYHGNRFSEDIDVYFPKQVSQINAFFERLEKKGFVIKKKRILDKSLYSILEFNKTSVRFEGLFLSKQDELADYRASDGTILSVCTLSVKDLIKEKVSAYLSRKKIRDLYDIYFLLKYISDTKRIKDDLARLVKHFEQPIDKQDLKSIIIQGLVPRTDDMLAYIKRKL, encoded by the coding sequence ATGATGATTATGGATATACCGCTTATGTTAACCTTAAAACGACAGCAGCATAAAGATATTGCCCAAGCACAGGATTTAATAGTTAAGGAACTCTACACCCTGTTTAATCGCGCAGTGCTTCATGGAGGAACTGCGATCTGGCGTTGTTATCATGGAAACAGGTTCTCTGAAGATATTGATGTGTATTTCCCTAAGCAAGTATCTCAGATTAATGCTTTTTTTGAACGTTTAGAGAAAAAGGGTTTTGTTATTAAAAAGAAGAGAATATTGGACAAGAGTTTATATTCTATCTTAGAATTTAATAAAACAAGTGTTCGGTTTGAAGGATTGTTTTTATCTAAGCAGGATGAATTAGCTGATTATCGAGCTAGTGATGGCACTATCTTATCGGTGTGCACATTATCTGTTAAAGATTTAATCAAAGAAAAAGTTTCAGCTTATTTGTCAAGGAAAAAAATACGAGATTTATATGATATATATTTTCTCCTTAAATACATCTCAGATACTAAACGAATAAAGGACGATCTTGCACGTTTGGTTAAACATTTTGAGCAACCAATCGATAAACAAGATCTCAAGTCCATTATCATACAAGGTCTTGTGCCACGTACAGATGATATGCTAGCTTATATTAAAAGGAAATTATAA
- a CDS encoding nucleotidyltransferase domain-containing protein — MIERQQLKPILSPREIDVVTARLNNKPITQTESNYLSRSIRPKLAAARYASQLNLLPLLDYRRRKYEREDIVLKQKLLSALSDVSSHIQAIVLFGGYVRNNHTYYGDIDIMIVVKKKLWKTQMDKYKLKKKIESAVTVPIDIMLIEHSYLKKHYPYNPLLHHMLEDHNVIYGAIKLGKKLIVNRWYLWRELLEIDTILETSSQIESKYIYNALRTCLAINQFLKKKVNHNQLLRVMQENIGSATALALKNNTSNPVQRKIALCYLRYLYHSLEKALKYEQKKRS, encoded by the coding sequence ATGATTGAACGACAGCAATTGAAACCTATTTTAAGTCCTCGAGAGATTGATGTAGTTACGGCGCGTTTGAACAATAAGCCAATTACGCAAACAGAGAGTAATTATTTGAGCAGGTCAATTAGACCAAAATTAGCTGCTGCCAGATATGCATCTCAACTTAACCTGCTTCCTTTGCTCGACTATCGCAGGAGAAAATATGAACGTGAGGATATTGTATTAAAACAAAAATTATTATCGGCGTTATCTGATGTTAGTTCCCATATTCAGGCAATTGTTCTTTTTGGAGGATATGTAAGAAATAATCATACCTATTATGGTGATATTGATATAATGATTGTTGTTAAAAAGAAATTATGGAAAACACAGATGGATAAATATAAGCTGAAGAAGAAAATAGAATCTGCGGTTACTGTTCCTATTGATATTATGCTTATTGAACATAGTTATCTTAAAAAACATTATCCCTATAATCCATTGCTTCACCATATGTTAGAAGATCATAACGTTATTTACGGTGCTATTAAACTGGGAAAAAAACTCATTGTTAATAGGTGGTATTTATGGAGAGAGTTATTAGAAATAGATACCATCCTTGAGACAAGCTCACAGATTGAGTCTAAATATATTTATAATGCTTTACGAACCTGTCTTGCAATAAATCAATTTCTAAAGAAAAAAGTTAATCATAACCAATTACTTCGAGTGATGCAAGAGAATATAGGCTCTGCAACAGCTCTCGCTCTAAAAAATAATACTAGCAATCCTGTTCAGCGTAAAATAGCGTTATGCTATCTCCGTTATTTATATCACTCTCTTGAAAAGGCGCTTAAATATGAGCAAAAGAAAAGATCTTGA